The Candidatus Omnitrophota bacterium genome segment GCGATGTACATAAAAACCATCCTTTTATCGCTTACGTTGAGTAAGATGAGATCAAAACGAAACTCAATCCGCTATTTGCCCCATCACAGGTTGAATCTCGTTTTGTACGGATTCAAATTGAGCGCGGGATAATTCACCCATTCCGGCGCGTCGAAATGCCACCACTCTTCCAAAAGGGGGATAAACCCTTCCGCCGCCATCGCTTCTTCCAAGATGCGCCGGTTTTCGATGATTTCGTAGGGCAGATCGTTGAAATCGCGATGGGCGCGCCGGGAAAATTCGTCATAGGGCGTTGGCATAGGCGCTTCGCGTCCGTCCGGTCCCACTAACGTCGCATCGACGGCGCAACCCCGATTGTGTTTCGAGCCTTTGGCGGGATTGGCGACGTAACGATCGTCGCGAACGATATCCCACATGATTTTTTGCGCCGATAGAGGACGATAGGCGTCAAAGATTTTCAGCCCCCAGCCTTGTTGGCGCAACCGCGCCTGCGCCCGCATCAGCCGCTCCGCCGCCGGTTTTTGCAAAAACAGCCGGTTTTCGGGATAAATAGCGCGGCCTAGAAAATTATCGCTGCGCGCATAGGCCGCATCGATGACCAGCGACGGATCGGCTTCCGCCAGGTCGACGAGTTCGACGATCGCTTTGCTCATGGCATAATACCATTCTACGTTAGGATTGTTGCTTATAAATTCTCTCGCCCTTTGGGAGAGGGTTAGGGTGAGGGAAATTAAGTCTAATAATATCAACCATCACCTAACCTCTCCCCATCTTGGGAGAGGAATTTTTTTAACAGCAATATTATTGAAGGTTGGCATAAGAGATTACATCAAGTCTTGATAAGCAAGCCATAGCGTACGGTAATATTGCATAAAACGCAGCGTGTCGCCGTCGTCTTTCATGCCGCTGGTTTCCGCTAGGCAAAAGCCGTTGTATCCCATTTCATTCAATTTTGCGAACAATTTCCGGTAGGGGTAACGGTCGTTGCTTAAGTCGTTGATATGGACAAGAAATATTTTGTTTTTCACCATGTCGAAATTGGCGTCGAATCCAGCGCCCTCGAGGTCTTGCCCGTTGGAGTTCCAGCATACGCCCACATTGGGATGATCGGCGACATCCATGATGGTTTTGATATTCGGCAGCAGGCACGTTTCCGAGCCATGCACTTCAAGACGGATTTGGATGCCGATGTTCTGACCGTATTCGCCCAGCTCGCGCAGAGATTTACCAATCTGTTCCAAGGTTTTTTCTTTCGGAACCTCTTTGGGAAATCCGTTGGGACGCACTTTGACGCCGGGCGCGCCCACGTCTTTCGCCAGGATCATATATTCTTTCGTCGCCTCGATGTCCCGGCGCAGTTTTTGTTGATCCGGCGTATGGTAATCGAACGCGCTTCCTAGACCCACCAGTTTCACGCTTGAGTTCTCAAAACGTTTTTTTACTTCTTCCCGTAGGGCTTTGGATAGATCGACCTCAATTTTATGAGCATGGGTGGTTCTCAATTCGACGCCTTCGAAGCGCGTTTTTTCGCAATTTTTTATGATGGTTTCCAAATCCCAATCTTTGGCGATGTTATAAGTAACGGTTCCCAACTTCATTTGGGATTTTGGAGCGGCGGTGGTTTCCGCCGCCGATTCTCTTCCCAACCATCCTGCTGAAACGATTCCAATCCCCGCTGTTTTCAAAAGATTTCTACGATCGATTTTCATGAATACTCTCCTTGATGCTTCTGGTTCGACGACTCAACGAATCGCGCCTCATCATAAACGATTCCCTTCTTTTTGGCTATTACTCGACTCACGTTACGCGCCATGAGAAATTAAAGGAATCTCTTACCCTCGTCGTTTGAATCACGAAGACGCGAAAGGAAAAAGAAAAACACGAAAAAAAGAAAGAAAACTATTGATGCAAGGCATCGCGTTATGCGGAAGATTTTTCCGGGAATTCCAAAAGATTCCGCGATATCCGTGATTCAAAAATTTCGTGAAATTCGAGTTATTTCGCGTCTTCGTGATTCAATAACGCAAAAGATATAAAGCGCAATCGCCGCTCTTGGACGGTACATCCAATATGCAGGCGGGATGCCTTCGCTCCCATTCAGCGTAACGTGAGTTTCTAAATTGAAGCGCGTGAATAACGCCAAATCTTCCTTATTTCTTCAATTCCAATCACTGAAGACGCTCTTCCATGCAAAAATGACATACAAAAAAATACTTTTCTTTTTTCATCTAAATCGATGTTTATAGGCCGGTTGCGCATAATGTTATATATCTAATCTTATAAAAAATTTTTCTATTATTCAATATTTTCTATTGACGGCCTTAAAAATCTTTGTTAAGGTTAATCGTTTCCAATAAATTATACGGTAAACCGTATAAGCTAATCTATTTATGAGGAGGAATTTGAATGATGAGTAGAAAAATTGGATTTGGAGTATTGGCAGCTGCGCTGTGCCTTTTAGGATCGACGGCATATGCGCAAATCGGCGCTTTCTCGGACAGCATTGATATCGGCAATGTTGCCGCAGCCGGTTCCGCCACAGCAGAGGATCTTGGCGCCGGGGATTTTGGAGCGCGTGTTTATGAGTACCTGATCAAAGCCAGCGGCGCGGATATCTGGGGAACAGCGGATGAATTCCATTACGTCTATATGCAAGTAGAAGGCGATTTCACGATTTTCGGCCGCACTGAAATTGAAGTTGGCGATGGCGATCCTACATGGTCGAAATCGGGTCTCATGGTCCGCGATAACCTGACTCCTGGTTCACCTTATGCCTATGCCATGTTCCGTTCGAACATGGACTTCATGCCGCAGTGGCGTGATGCTCAGGATGGTGAAGCGGCGTGGGACGGCGACAGTACCGTCGTTAC includes the following:
- a CDS encoding M15 family metallopeptidase; translated protein: MSKAIVELVDLAEADPSLVIDAAYARSDNFLGRAIYPENRLFLQKPAAERLMRAQARLRQQGWGLKIFDAYRPLSAQKIMWDIVRDDRYVANPAKGSKHNRGCAVDATLVGPDGREAPMPTPYDEFSRRAHRDFNDLPYEIIENRRILEEAMAAEGFIPLLEEWWHFDAPEWVNYPALNLNPYKTRFNL
- a CDS encoding sugar phosphate isomerase/epimerase family protein → MKIDRRNLLKTAGIGIVSAGWLGRESAAETTAAPKSQMKLGTVTYNIAKDWDLETIIKNCEKTRFEGVELRTTHAHKIEVDLSKALREEVKKRFENSSVKLVGLGSAFDYHTPDQQKLRRDIEATKEYMILAKDVGAPGVKVRPNGFPKEVPKEKTLEQIGKSLRELGEYGQNIGIQIRLEVHGSETCLLPNIKTIMDVADHPNVGVCWNSNGQDLEGAGFDANFDMVKNKIFLVHINDLSNDRYPYRKLFAKLNEMGYNGFCLAETSGMKDDGDTLRFMQYYRTLWLAYQDLM